One Candidatus Methanoperedens sp. DNA window includes the following coding sequences:
- a CDS encoding ATPase, whose amino-acid sequence MAGYNFVLDRDELNQMLGGGFPKGSLIMIDGPSGSGKSALCQRFAYGLLDNKNTVTYISTQLTTKNFIRQMKSLDYPIGIRLLKGELLYIPVFPLLKESKPRSDFLQRLMGAEGLYEKNVIIIDTLSALIRYGTDAQKSLELISFFKKITGLQKTIIITMDTTEMPAHVVSEFKDAAEIMITIKMRQMGTEMLRTMVINKYSNPEIQVGAMIGFKVEARSGVMINISGVS is encoded by the coding sequence ATGGCAGGATATAATTTTGTGCTTGACAGGGACGAATTGAACCAGATGCTTGGGGGAGGTTTTCCGAAAGGCTCCCTGATAATGATAGACGGTCCCAGCGGAAGTGGAAAAAGCGCACTGTGCCAGAGATTTGCTTATGGCCTTCTTGATAATAAAAATACGGTCACCTATATATCAACTCAATTAACCACGAAAAATTTCATCCGGCAGATGAAATCACTTGATTACCCGATAGGGATCAGGCTGCTAAAAGGCGAACTATTGTATATCCCGGTTTTTCCATTGTTAAAAGAATCAAAGCCCAGAAGTGATTTTCTCCAGCGCCTTATGGGTGCGGAAGGACTTTATGAAAAAAATGTAATTATCATAGATACTCTTTCTGCGCTTATCAGATATGGGACTGATGCACAGAAAAGCCTTGAGCTAATTTCGTTTTTTAAGAAAATAACAGGTTTACAGAAAACGATTATCATTACGATGGATACTACAGAGATGCCTGCTCATGTAGTTTCCGAATTTAAAGATGCAGCTGAGATCATGATAACAATCAAAATGCGACAGATGGGGACTGAGATGCTGCGGACTATGGTCATAAACAAATATTCGAATCCTGAAATACAGGTTGGGGCAATGATCGGATTCAAAGTAGAAGCAAGAAGTGGTGTAATGATCAATATTTCCGGAGTTTCATAA
- a CDS encoding flagellar protein G, with protein sequence MGAGASATQMVFFITSVIIALSVVGAIFLNIQSISSAAIVGSKTFAEQLKTDITIIGDPELIPYNSSSGIYTFYVKNTGKEELDIQYITVIIDGTIVIDSNLNKTNLGSDPMWLSGDVLRINATTSLQDGSHNLRVITANGIEDTFSFRTP encoded by the coding sequence ATGGGAGCAGGCGCATCAGCAACTCAGATGGTCTTTTTCATTACATCTGTAATAATTGCATTGAGCGTAGTCGGGGCAATTTTCCTGAACATCCAATCCATCTCCTCGGCAGCAATTGTCGGGAGTAAAACGTTTGCGGAACAATTGAAAACGGATATCACCATCATAGGTGACCCTGAATTGATACCTTATAACAGTAGCAGCGGCATTTATACATTTTATGTAAAAAACACGGGGAAAGAAGAGCTTGACATACAATATATTACTGTTATTATAGACGGGACTATTGTTATTGACAGCAACCTTAACAAAACAAATTTAGGTAGCGATCCTATGTGGCTTTCAGGAGATGTACTGCGGATAAATGCGACAACATCGCTTCAGGATGGCAGTCATAACCTCAGGGTCATAACAGCAAATGGAATTGAAGATACTTTTTCATTCAGGACACCTTAA